In Paenibacillus segetis, a single window of DNA contains:
- the hemC gene encoding hydroxymethylbilane synthase, which yields MMKRTIVVGTRQSQLALTQTGHVIDALKRLCEEHSLPFDFEIRKIITKGDRILDVTLSKVGGKGLFVKEIEQAMLDGEIDLAVHSMKDMPSELQEGLVNGATPLRVDPRDALISRQDYSLETLPQGARVGTSSLRRCSQLLAFRPDLVIEPIRGNIDSRLRKLNEEGFDAIVLAAAGLFRMGWGDEITTFLPVELCLPAVGQGALGIECREEDHDVRHLLSLYNDKNTELTVSAERKFLSVLNGGCQVPIGAYATLVNDEDETNMISSPCIMLTGMVGYPDGRTILKETLIGNDPIRLGEEVAWKLISRGAGEILAEARE from the coding sequence ATGATGAAGCGTACGATTGTGGTAGGTACTAGACAGAGCCAACTGGCGCTAACGCAAACAGGACATGTAATCGATGCATTAAAACGCCTTTGTGAGGAGCATTCTCTACCGTTTGATTTCGAAATTCGGAAGATCATTACGAAAGGCGATCGAATTCTGGATGTAACGTTGTCGAAAGTTGGAGGAAAGGGACTGTTCGTGAAAGAAATCGAACAAGCGATGCTAGATGGTGAGATTGACTTAGCGGTACATAGTATGAAGGATATGCCCTCTGAGCTTCAGGAAGGGCTTGTGAATGGTGCGACTCCTTTGCGAGTTGATCCTCGTGATGCATTGATTTCACGTCAGGATTACAGCTTGGAGACCCTTCCGCAAGGGGCAAGGGTAGGAACAAGCAGTTTGCGCCGTTGCAGTCAACTACTAGCATTCCGCCCGGATTTGGTGATTGAGCCGATCCGTGGAAATATAGATTCCCGGCTGCGCAAATTGAATGAGGAAGGTTTCGACGCTATTGTTCTCGCGGCTGCAGGATTGTTTCGAATGGGTTGGGGAGATGAAATCACTACCTTTCTTCCGGTAGAACTGTGTCTTCCAGCTGTCGGTCAAGGTGCGCTTGGAATTGAGTGTCGGGAGGAAGACCACGATGTTCGTCATCTTTTGTCACTATATAACGATAAGAATACGGAGTTAACGGTTTCAGCAGAACGTAAATTTCTTAGTGTACTGAATGGAGGCTGCCAAGTTCCCATAGGAGCTTACGCTACATTGGTGAATGATGAGGATGAGACGAATATGATTAGTTCTCCATGCATTATGCTAACGGGGATGGTAGGTTATCCAGATGGGCGAACCATTCTCAAGGAGACTCTCATTGGAAATGATCCTATCCGACTTGGGGAAGAAGTGGCATGGAAGCTTATTTCTAGAGGTGCGGGCGAAATTTTAGCTGAAGCTAGGGAGTGA
- a CDS encoding precorrin-2 dehydrogenase/sirohydrochlorin ferrochelatase family protein, whose product MPHYVPVMMNCEGRRLIIVGGGLVAERKVSSLLGAEATIVVISHKLSPWLQSCFEDGLITWLERGYMEGDLEGAALVFAATDQAIVNEAVVVEATKLGIPVNHAGDGKRGTFITPSSVRRGKLIIAVSSSGAGPIVATNLCREIEKQYGAEYETYIDFLSIVRMVIKHRVSDISERHDLFKLLAEMDVLTDIRNGNFHFWSEEEITSWITEYRREK is encoded by the coding sequence ATGCCTCATTATGTTCCCGTTATGATGAATTGTGAAGGACGTCGTCTTATCATTGTAGGTGGAGGTTTAGTTGCTGAGCGCAAGGTGTCCAGCTTGCTCGGAGCTGAAGCTACGATAGTTGTAATCAGTCACAAGTTATCACCTTGGTTACAATCCTGCTTTGAGGACGGTTTGATCACATGGTTGGAACGAGGATATATGGAGGGAGATCTGGAAGGGGCAGCGTTAGTATTCGCCGCAACCGATCAGGCGATCGTTAATGAGGCAGTCGTTGTAGAGGCAACTAAGCTTGGAATTCCAGTAAATCATGCTGGGGATGGAAAGCGTGGAACTTTCATTACACCTAGTTCCGTTCGTAGGGGGAAATTAATTATTGCTGTATCTTCTTCGGGCGCTGGACCGATTGTGGCAACAAATCTGTGCAGAGAAATTGAGAAGCAGTATGGTGCAGAATATGAGACATATATTGATTTTCTAAGTATTGTAAGAATGGTTATCAAACATCGTGTATCGGATATATCAGAGCGTCATGACTTGTTCAAATTACTGGCTGAAATGGATGTCTTGACTGATATTCGGAATGGGAATTTTCATTTTTGGAGTGAAGAAGAAATCACTTCTTGGATTACTGAATACCGGAGGGAAAAATGA
- the hemA gene encoding glutamyl-tRNA reductase — protein sequence MHIVAVGLNYRTAPVEVRERFSFTDSDMPQALQELKHTKSVLEGVILATCNRTEIYVVVDRLHMCGYYIRSFMEKWFGVPREEFTSHLYMYEDKQAIDHLFRVTCGLDSMVLGETQILGQVRSSFLLSQSQQGTGTWFNKLFKQAITLSKRAHSETAIGENAVSVSYAAVELGKSIFGSFSGKRVLILGAGKMSELTAKHLSGAGAQELLVANRTFGRAQELASKFNGTPCTLQEAYQRIQDVDILISSTGSEGYVVTASQVANSMKQRPDQPLFIIDIAVPRDIDPSISELQNVFLYDIDDLEGIVENNLELRRAESIKIETMIAQEMELFEEWVETLGVLPVIRALQEKSSSIHESTVESLFNKLPELDERQRKVIRRLTKSIVNQMMHDPINRVKEMAGEKGGAEALELFTQIFGLEEQLHAASDSEQENVASLESQDVREEEGSPHDNTPSSLISVSV from the coding sequence ATGCACATCGTCGCAGTTGGGTTAAACTATCGAACGGCGCCAGTGGAGGTCAGGGAACGTTTTTCTTTTACGGATAGTGATATGCCACAAGCGTTGCAAGAGTTGAAACACACGAAGAGTGTCTTGGAAGGCGTGATCCTTGCTACCTGTAATCGTACGGAAATCTACGTGGTCGTCGATCGTCTCCATATGTGTGGATATTATATTCGAAGTTTTATGGAGAAGTGGTTCGGGGTTCCTCGCGAAGAATTCACCTCACATTTATATATGTATGAAGATAAACAGGCGATAGATCATTTGTTTCGGGTCACTTGTGGACTAGATTCAATGGTACTTGGTGAGACACAGATTCTGGGTCAGGTTCGTAGCTCCTTTTTATTATCACAAAGTCAGCAAGGAACCGGTACTTGGTTTAATAAGTTGTTTAAGCAAGCTATTACGCTAAGTAAAAGGGCACATTCTGAAACGGCGATCGGTGAGAATGCTGTATCCGTAAGTTATGCGGCTGTAGAGCTGGGCAAAAGCATCTTCGGTAGCTTTAGTGGCAAGAGAGTATTAATTCTTGGTGCTGGTAAAATGAGCGAGCTTACTGCTAAACACCTTAGTGGGGCTGGTGCACAAGAGCTTCTTGTTGCGAACCGTACTTTTGGACGCGCACAGGAACTTGCGTCTAAATTTAATGGGACTCCTTGTACATTACAAGAAGCTTATCAACGGATTCAAGATGTTGATATTCTGATTAGTTCTACGGGGTCAGAGGGGTATGTCGTTACAGCGTCTCAAGTAGCAAATAGCATGAAACAACGGCCCGATCAGCCTTTATTTATTATTGATATTGCGGTACCACGTGATATAGATCCTTCGATTAGTGAATTGCAGAATGTATTTCTGTATGATATTGATGATTTGGAGGGGATTGTGGAGAATAATCTGGAGCTGCGTCGGGCTGAATCGATCAAAATAGAGACTATGATAGCGCAAGAAATGGAATTGTTTGAGGAATGGGTTGAGACATTGGGCGTTTTGCCAGTCATTCGGGCACTACAGGAAAAGTCATCTTCCATTCACGAGAGCACAGTGGAGAGTCTATTTAACAAGCTACCTGAACTTGATGAGCGTCAGCGTAAAGTCATCCGGCGTTTGACGAAGAGTATTGTTAACCAAATGATGCATGATCCAATTAATCGAGTGAAGGAAATGGCAGGAGAAAAGGGAGGCGCTGAAGCGCTGGAGCTTTTCACCCAAATTTTTGGTTTGGAGGAGCAGCTTCATGCGGCTTCGGATTCAGAACAAGAAAATGTTGCTTCCTTGGAGTCTCAAGACGTTCGTGAAGAAGAAGGTTCTCCCCATGACAATACTCCATCGTCCTTGATCTCAGTTTCTGTATAA
- the speD gene encoding adenosylmethionine decarboxylase, whose product MEYSTFGRHVAVDTWGVDFDVLNNAELLTAHLVEAAEACGATVMSIQSKQFEPQGATVLVLLSESHLSIHTYPERGFAAIDCYTCGEFVDPQLAIDYLVSVLKPDKTFAKQLIRGLGELEVVTPVINQVELV is encoded by the coding sequence ATGGAATACTCAACTTTCGGAAGACACGTTGCTGTTGATACTTGGGGCGTAGATTTTGATGTGCTGAACAACGCGGAGCTTTTGACAGCTCATTTGGTGGAAGCAGCTGAAGCATGCGGAGCCACTGTGATGTCCATTCAATCAAAACAGTTTGAACCACAAGGAGCTACAGTACTTGTATTGCTGTCGGAGAGCCACCTCTCGATTCACACGTATCCTGAGAGAGGGTTTGCTGCAATTGATTGTTATACTTGTGGAGAGTTTGTTGATCCACAACTTGCGATCGATTACCTGGTGTCCGTATTGAAACCGGACAAAACATTCGCGAAGCAACTTATTCGCGGTTTAGGAGAACTTGAGGTTGTAACGCCCGTTATAAATCAAGTTGAACTCGTATAA
- a CDS encoding non-ribosomal peptide synthetase module, which produces MAQRLATEYVNASLRLSEDQMSQFIHKVYDPHVRQRVKVLDNGGQVVVLEDDGGEEVHLPFDRSDGNYVCELSFRLETPHLTNVMRLLFSAFKGSGMVTRIYNGFMMMYYYQEGRVRKIVEYSRDSHKLVYEYKDTVGELQRIYRNNDVELEIEAIHKSINALLDLRIVTQDSNEVVRIDGELRQHTRRLFVLEA; this is translated from the coding sequence ATGGCTCAGCGGTTAGCCACAGAATATGTTAATGCCAGTTTGCGTTTGTCGGAAGATCAGATGTCGCAGTTTATTCACAAAGTGTATGATCCACATGTGCGTCAGCGAGTAAAAGTGCTGGATAACGGCGGGCAAGTGGTGGTGCTGGAGGATGACGGCGGTGAAGAAGTCCATCTGCCCTTTGATCGCAGTGACGGTAATTACGTCTGTGAATTGTCTTTCCGCTTGGAAACACCACACTTAACGAACGTCATGCGGCTCTTGTTTTCCGCTTTTAAGGGTTCAGGTATGGTCACAAGAATTTATAATGGATTCATGATGATGTATTATTATCAAGAAGGTCGAGTTCGCAAAATCGTTGAATATTCACGTGATTCTCATAAATTAGTTTATGAGTACAAAGATACGGTGGGTGAGCTTCAACGAATTTATCGTAATAACGATGTGGAACTAGAGATCGAAGCCATTCATAAAAGCATTAATGCCCTACTCGATTTGCGAATTGTCACGCAAGATTCCAATGAAGTGGTACGAATTGACGGTGAACTACGTCAGCATACTCGGCGACTTTTTGTTTTGGAAGCGTAA
- the yihA gene encoding ribosome biogenesis GTP-binding protein YihA/YsxC, translating into MKVTNSEFVISAVGPDQYPVDGLPEIALAGRSNVGKSSLINRMINRKNLARTSSTPGKTQHLNYYRINDELYFVDFPGYGYAKVSKTKRQVWGEMIEKYLLERETLRLVMLIVDLRHPPSKDDEMMYDWLKHYDMPVCVVATKADKIPKSRWPKHLKIIRESLAMRAGDGFIMFSSEEGLGKDQLWSHINQHIRSEDMSLEESEE; encoded by the coding sequence ATGAAAGTAACAAATTCAGAATTTGTAATTAGCGCTGTGGGTCCCGACCAATATCCTGTGGATGGCTTGCCAGAGATTGCCCTGGCAGGTCGTTCCAACGTGGGTAAATCATCGCTAATTAACCGAATGATCAATCGTAAGAACTTAGCACGAACGAGTTCAACGCCAGGTAAGACACAGCATCTTAATTATTATCGGATTAATGATGAGCTGTATTTCGTCGATTTTCCCGGATACGGATATGCGAAGGTATCCAAGACAAAACGTCAGGTATGGGGAGAAATGATTGAGAAATACCTGTTAGAGCGAGAAACACTACGACTAGTAATGCTCATTGTGGATTTGCGTCACCCACCTTCCAAAGACGATGAGATGATGTACGATTGGCTGAAACACTATGATATGCCTGTATGTGTGGTGGCGACTAAGGCAGACAAAATACCTAAGTCACGTTGGCCGAAGCATTTAAAAATAATTAGAGAGTCGCTTGCGATGCGTGCGGGCGATGGATTTATCATGTTTTCATCGGAAGAAGGCCTGGGTAAAGATCAACTTTGGAGCCATATTAACCAGCATATTCGAAGTGAGGACATGAGTTTAGAAGAGAGCGAAGAATGA
- the lon gene encoding endopeptidase La encodes MGTHKSKGRRFPLLPLRGLLVYPSMVLHLDVGREKSVKALEKAMVDDNLILLCSQSEVNIEEPTQDDIFRIGTVAKVRQMLKLPNGTIRVLVEGMERAEILEYLENEEYYEVFAQERPEEESDDPEVDALMRTVLSQFEYYINLSKKVTPETLAAVSDIEEAGRLADVITSHLSLKIKDKQEILETIDVRKRLEKLLDILNNEREVLELERKISQRVKKQMEKTQKEYYLREQMKAIQKELGEKEGRASEVEELRAQLEEKGFPDKVREKVEKEIDRLEKMPTSSAEGGVIRNYVDWLLSLPWSNKTEDDLDLAKAEQVLNEDHYGLDEPKERVLEYLAVQKLVKKLKGPILCLVGPPGVGKTSLARSIARSLNREFVRISLGGVRDEAEIRGHRRTYVGAMPGRIIQGMKSAGTLNPVVLLDEIDKMASDFRGDPSSALLEVLDPEQNNTFSDHFIEVPFDLSNVMFVTTANAVHNIPRPLLDRMEMLYIPGYTELEKLQIANRYLLPKQKKEHGLEPEQLEIGEDALLRTIREYTRESGVRNLEQQIAALCRKAARSIVSESKEQIVISPENVKDYLGIPKYRHGVADLEDQIGTVTGLAWTEVGGETLVIEVTVVPGTGKLTLTGKLGDVMKESAQAAFSYTRSKATELGIATDFHEKNDIHIHIPEGAIPKDGPSAGITIATALISALTNRYVSKDVAMTGEITLRGRVLPIGGLKEKSLAAHRAGYKKILLPMDNERDLRDIPDSVKEDVVFVPVSHMDQVLKHALVDQSGVH; translated from the coding sequence ATGGGAACACATAAATCCAAAGGCCGTCGTTTTCCATTGCTGCCTTTACGCGGCCTTCTCGTCTACCCGAGCATGGTTTTGCATTTAGATGTAGGGCGGGAGAAATCCGTGAAGGCACTGGAAAAGGCGATGGTTGATGACAATTTAATTCTCCTATGTTCTCAATCTGAAGTGAACATTGAAGAGCCAACGCAGGACGATATCTTCCGAATAGGGACAGTTGCAAAAGTACGTCAGATGCTGAAGCTGCCCAACGGTACGATTAGGGTACTGGTAGAAGGTATGGAGCGTGCTGAGATATTAGAGTATTTGGAGAATGAAGAATATTATGAGGTGTTTGCTCAGGAACGGCCAGAGGAAGAATCCGACGATCCTGAAGTGGATGCACTAATGCGCACTGTTCTTTCACAATTTGAATATTATATCAATTTGTCCAAGAAGGTAACTCCTGAGACGCTGGCGGCCGTGTCAGATATTGAAGAAGCGGGACGTCTTGCTGATGTGATTACGAGTCATCTATCGCTCAAAATCAAGGATAAACAGGAAATATTGGAGACGATTGATGTCAGAAAGCGGTTAGAGAAACTGCTGGATATTTTGAATAACGAGCGCGAAGTGTTGGAGCTTGAACGCAAAATCAGTCAACGCGTCAAGAAACAAATGGAGAAGACCCAGAAGGAATATTATTTGCGTGAGCAAATGAAGGCGATTCAGAAAGAGCTGGGCGAGAAGGAAGGTCGGGCGAGCGAAGTCGAAGAGCTTCGAGCGCAGCTTGAAGAGAAAGGCTTTCCTGACAAAGTGCGTGAGAAAGTTGAGAAGGAAATTGATCGACTGGAAAAAATGCCGACAAGTTCTGCTGAAGGTGGCGTTATCCGCAATTATGTCGATTGGTTGCTCAGCTTGCCTTGGAGTAATAAAACAGAAGATGACCTTGATCTCGCTAAAGCCGAACAGGTGTTGAACGAGGATCATTATGGTCTTGATGAACCTAAGGAACGGGTGCTTGAATACTTAGCCGTCCAGAAGCTGGTCAAGAAATTAAAAGGACCTATCCTCTGTCTTGTTGGACCACCAGGGGTTGGTAAAACTTCTCTTGCTCGGTCCATCGCCCGTTCGTTGAATCGGGAATTTGTCCGTATCTCTCTCGGTGGTGTACGAGATGAGGCGGAAATCCGTGGTCATCGCCGCACCTATGTTGGAGCAATGCCAGGACGTATTATCCAAGGGATGAAGAGTGCGGGTACATTGAACCCTGTCGTTTTATTGGATGAGATCGACAAGATGGCTTCTGATTTCCGTGGGGATCCATCTTCGGCACTACTTGAAGTGCTTGATCCCGAGCAGAATAATACGTTTAGCGATCATTTCATCGAAGTACCGTTTGATTTATCGAACGTTATGTTTGTTACGACTGCTAATGCGGTTCACAACATTCCTCGTCCCTTGCTGGATCGGATGGAAATGTTATATATTCCTGGCTATACGGAACTTGAGAAGCTACAGATTGCTAACCGTTACCTGCTACCTAAGCAGAAAAAGGAGCATGGTCTAGAACCGGAGCAACTTGAAATAGGTGAGGATGCACTATTACGGACGATTCGGGAGTATACTCGTGAATCAGGCGTCCGTAATCTAGAGCAACAGATCGCTGCATTATGCCGTAAAGCTGCAAGAAGCATTGTGTCTGAAAGTAAGGAGCAGATTGTAATCTCTCCTGAGAATGTGAAGGATTATCTTGGTATTCCGAAGTATCGTCATGGGGTAGCGGATCTTGAGGATCAGATTGGTACGGTAACAGGTCTCGCTTGGACTGAAGTAGGCGGAGAAACACTGGTTATTGAAGTCACGGTGGTACCTGGTACAGGCAAGTTGACCCTTACAGGTAAGCTTGGTGACGTTATGAAAGAATCAGCGCAGGCTGCGTTTAGTTATACTCGTTCCAAAGCGACTGAGCTTGGGATTGCCACTGATTTCCACGAGAAGAACGATATTCATATTCATATTCCAGAAGGTGCAATTCCGAAAGATGGGCCTTCGGCAGGGATTACGATTGCTACGGCGCTAATCTCCGCACTAACAAATCGTTATGTCTCAAAAGACGTGGCGATGACAGGCGAAATTACGCTTCGTGGTCGAGTGTTGCCGATCGGTGGACTGAAAGAAAAATCGCTTGCTGCTCATCGGGCAGGCTACAAAAAAATACTACTCCCGATGGATAACGAACGTGATCTACGGGATATCCCGGACAGTGTGAAGGAAGACGTTGTTTTCGTGCCGGTGTCTCATATGGACCAGGTATTGAAACATGCGCTTGTGGATCAATCCGGAGTGCACTAG